One Lysinibacillus sp. OF-1 DNA segment encodes these proteins:
- a CDS encoding TerD family protein, with protein MGINLQKGQRVDLTKGNAGLNKIKVGLGWDPVAQEKSGGFLGGLFSSRNSGSGRSIDCDASVLMLQDDKVIAGDDVVYFGKLTSNCGSVRHSGDNLTGDGDGDDEVITIELSSVPTQYNKLVFVVNIYDAAGRNQHFGMIQNAYIRVYDDRTGSELIRYNLTDNYSNLTTLVCGEIYRHNSDWKFAAVGTGTNDIKLGDVVRRYQ; from the coding sequence TTGGGGATTAATTTACAAAAAGGGCAACGAGTTGATTTAACAAAAGGTAACGCAGGTTTAAATAAAATTAAAGTAGGTTTAGGGTGGGACCCTGTAGCGCAAGAGAAAAGTGGCGGCTTTTTAGGTGGTTTATTTTCTAGTAGAAATAGTGGCAGTGGCAGAAGCATAGACTGTGATGCTTCAGTCTTAATGCTGCAAGATGATAAGGTGATAGCGGGAGACGATGTTGTTTACTTTGGAAAATTAACAAGTAATTGCGGCTCTGTTCGACATTCTGGTGATAATTTAACAGGAGACGGCGATGGCGATGATGAAGTAATTACAATTGAGCTATCGTCTGTACCAACGCAATATAACAAGCTTGTGTTTGTTGTAAACATTTATGATGCAGCAGGTCGTAATCAACATTTCGGTATGATTCAAAATGCATATATTCGTGTGTATGATGACAGGACAGGAAGCGAACTAATTCGCTATAATTTAACTGATAATTATTCGAATTTAACGACGTTAGTCTGTGGAGAAATTTACCGTCATAATAGTGACTGGAAATTTGCTGCAGTTGGTACGGGAACGAATGATATAAAACTTGGCGATGTTGTTCGAAGATATCAATAA
- the nikC gene encoding nickel transporter permease: MMTGAIDIKKEAAPVQERAVGPWLEGWRSFKKSKISLIGAGIVIFFILLAVVGPLVAPQGINEQDLSKRLLAPSGDHWFGTDDFGRDIFSRIIHGARISLWVGFFSVVLSVIVGSLLGIIAGYYGKWIDTIISRIFDIMLAFPSMLLAIAVVSVLGPSLQNALIAIAIINIPNFGRLIRSKVLSVKEEEYIVSAKAIGMRDSRILFSHILPNSMTPIIVQGTLAIATAIIEAAALGFLGLGAQAPAPEWGKMLADARKFLLNAPWTMIFPGLAIMLTVLGFNLMGDGLRDALDPKMKS; encoded by the coding sequence ATGATGACTGGAGCAATTGACATAAAAAAAGAAGCAGCACCAGTTCAAGAACGAGCGGTCGGTCCATGGTTAGAGGGCTGGCGAAGCTTTAAAAAGAGCAAAATCTCTTTAATAGGTGCAGGGATTGTTATATTTTTTATATTACTTGCTGTAGTAGGACCGCTCGTTGCACCACAAGGGATAAATGAACAAGATTTATCGAAGCGTTTACTAGCACCATCAGGTGATCATTGGTTTGGAACAGATGATTTTGGGCGAGATATTTTTTCTAGAATCATTCATGGTGCACGAATTTCGCTATGGGTAGGCTTTTTTTCAGTTGTTTTATCGGTAATTGTTGGTAGTTTGCTTGGTATTATCGCCGGTTATTATGGTAAATGGATTGATACAATTATTTCACGTATTTTTGATATTATGCTCGCTTTCCCTAGTATGCTATTAGCGATTGCTGTTGTGTCGGTACTAGGACCATCCTTACAAAATGCATTAATTGCCATTGCCATTATTAACATACCGAATTTTGGACGTTTAATTCGTTCCAAAGTGTTGAGCGTCAAAGAAGAAGAGTATATTGTCTCAGCAAAAGCAATCGGCATGCGTGATTCACGAATTTTATTTTCACATATTTTGCCGAATTCTATGACGCCTATTATTGTACAAGGAACGCTTGCAATTGCGACTGCCATCATCGAAGCAGCAGCATTAGGCTTCCTCGGACTGGGCGCTCAAGCACCAGCACCTGAGTGGGGAAAAATGTTAGCAGATGCTCGAAAGTTTTTATTAAATGCTCCTTGGACTATGATTTTCCCAGGATTAGCAATTATGCTAACGGTTCTTGGCTTTAACCTGATGGGAGATGGCCTAAGAGATGCACTCGATCCAAAGATGAAAAGTTAG
- a CDS encoding ABC transporter permease produces MLHYMGRRLLQLIPVLLGMTFIVFMLIRAIPGNPAQVILGQQATKEAVEALNASLGLDKPWYTQYFSYLAGIFQGDLGVSLRTKLPVSEEIFPYLAATAELAFFAMIIAIVIGVNAGIISAWFQNSWFDYTAMVVALVGVSVPVFWLGLMEQWTFSSQLGWLPTSGREDVRNPITSITHFYLLDTLIQGRFDQFIEVVKRLILPGVALATIPMAIIARITRSSMLEVMRSDYVRTARAKGQKMFIVVYKHALKNAIIPVITVIGLQTGLLLGGAILTETIFSWPGIGRYIYDAIGFRDYPVIQSGILIVAFIFIMINLIVDLLYTVIDPRIKYK; encoded by the coding sequence ATGCTTCACTATATGGGGAGACGTTTACTCCAGCTAATCCCAGTTTTGCTTGGAATGACTTTTATCGTCTTTATGTTGATACGCGCAATACCTGGTAATCCAGCACAAGTTATTTTAGGACAACAGGCGACAAAAGAGGCGGTCGAGGCATTAAACGCAAGTTTAGGATTAGATAAGCCTTGGTATACACAATATTTTAGTTATTTAGCAGGCATTTTTCAGGGAGATTTAGGTGTTTCCTTACGTACAAAATTACCTGTATCAGAAGAAATTTTTCCATACTTAGCAGCAACAGCTGAACTTGCATTTTTCGCGATGATTATTGCTATTGTTATTGGGGTGAATGCGGGTATTATTTCTGCATGGTTCCAAAATTCTTGGTTCGATTATACAGCGATGGTGGTGGCATTAGTTGGTGTATCTGTACCTGTATTCTGGCTAGGCTTGATGGAACAGTGGACATTTAGTAGTCAGCTTGGCTGGTTACCTACTTCTGGTCGAGAGGATGTTCGAAATCCAATAACCTCTATAACCCATTTTTATTTATTGGATACGCTCATTCAAGGGCGCTTCGATCAATTTATTGAAGTTGTAAAGAGGTTAATATTACCGGGAGTTGCACTGGCAACCATTCCTATGGCTATTATTGCAAGAATCACAAGATCTTCTATGTTAGAAGTTATGCGCTCAGATTATGTACGTACTGCAAGAGCAAAAGGCCAAAAAATGTTTATTGTTGTGTATAAGCATGCTTTAAAGAACGCTATTATTCCTGTAATAACGGTAATCGGGTTACAGACGGGGTTATTACTAGGGGGAGCCATTCTAACAGAGACGATTTTTAGTTGGCCAGGAATTGGTCGTTATATTTATGATGCGATTGGCTTCAGGGATTATCCTGTCATTCAATCAGGTATTCTAATCGTTGCATTTATTTTCATCATGATTAACTTAATCGTGGACTTACTGTATACAGTGATTGATCCACGTATTAAATACAAATAG
- a CDS encoding ABC transporter substrate-binding protein: MKKKKLWTLGVMLLLILSTILAACGGSDTKDTGSKDTSTGGDTAGSGEPKILVYGRGGDSVALDPAVVTDGESFTVTANIYETLVNFGEQDVTIQPGLAKSWEASEDGLTYTFELQEGVKFHDGTDFNAEAVVKNIERWKSSTDKYPYFSSQFVVGDKQVIESVTAEGDYKVVFKLSQPQAPFLKNLAMSPFAIASPTAFEADEEGLSANPVGTGPFKFVSWVRNDSVTIEKNPDYYIDGYPKLDKVIYRSIPDNSARLNDLLAGNIDVADGLSPSDKATIEGDAKLQLIERPSMNVGYLGLTVTRPPFDNVKVRQAVNYAIDKQALVDAFYEGLAEPAKNPMPPVISGYNDDVTGYTYDPEKAKALLAEAGYDGKEIELWAMPVPRPYMPDGQKVAEAIQKNLEDVGIKSKIVSFEWATYLEKAQNGEADAFLLGWTGDNGDADNFLYTLLDGDNIGSNNYTFYDNPELHKILTAAQTEIDEDKRNELYKQAQVMISEDAPWVPLAHSIPILAANAKVTNYIAHPTGSDRLDAVDIQ, from the coding sequence ATGAAGAAAAAGAAGCTTTGGACTTTAGGTGTAATGCTACTCCTTATTCTCTCGACAATCTTAGCAGCTTGTGGCGGCTCAGATACTAAGGATACGGGTAGTAAAGATACATCAACTGGTGGCGATACAGCTGGCAGTGGTGAACCAAAAATATTAGTGTATGGTCGTGGTGGAGATTCAGTAGCACTAGACCCTGCTGTTGTTACAGATGGTGAATCTTTTACGGTAACAGCTAATATTTATGAAACATTAGTAAACTTTGGCGAACAAGATGTAACGATTCAACCTGGGTTAGCAAAATCATGGGAGGCTTCAGAAGATGGATTAACTTATACTTTTGAGCTACAAGAAGGTGTGAAGTTCCATGATGGTACAGATTTTAATGCCGAGGCAGTTGTGAAAAATATTGAACGTTGGAAGTCAAGTACTGATAAATATCCTTATTTTAGCTCCCAATTTGTCGTTGGAGACAAACAAGTAATCGAATCAGTTACTGCTGAAGGTGACTATAAGGTTGTATTTAAGTTAAGTCAACCACAAGCACCATTCCTAAAGAATTTAGCCATGTCCCCATTTGCGATTGCTTCGCCTACAGCATTTGAGGCAGATGAAGAAGGCTTATCTGCAAATCCAGTAGGAACAGGCCCATTCAAATTTGTTAGCTGGGTACGTAATGATTCTGTAACGATCGAGAAAAACCCAGACTACTATATTGATGGCTATCCAAAATTAGATAAAGTTATTTATCGTTCTATTCCAGATAACTCTGCGCGTTTAAATGATTTGTTAGCAGGCAATATTGATGTGGCTGATGGTTTAAGTCCATCTGATAAAGCAACAATCGAAGGCGATGCTAAATTACAATTAATCGAACGTCCATCTATGAACGTTGGTTATCTAGGTTTAACAGTGACTCGACCACCATTCGATAATGTCAAAGTGCGTCAAGCAGTCAACTATGCAATTGATAAGCAAGCATTGGTGGATGCATTTTATGAAGGACTAGCAGAGCCAGCGAAAAACCCAATGCCACCAGTAATTTCAGGTTATAACGATGATGTTACAGGCTATACGTATGATCCTGAAAAGGCGAAGGCATTACTTGCTGAAGCAGGCTATGATGGTAAAGAAATTGAACTATGGGCAATGCCAGTACCACGTCCATACATGCCAGACGGACAAAAAGTAGCAGAAGCGATTCAAAAGAACTTAGAAGATGTAGGCATTAAATCTAAAATTGTATCATTTGAATGGGCTACTTATTTAGAAAAAGCACAAAATGGTGAAGCGGATGCATTCTTACTTGGCTGGACAGGTGATAATGGAGATGCGGATAACTTCCTATACACGTTATTAGACGGCGATAATATCGGTTCTAATAACTATACATTCTATGACAATCCAGAATTACACAAAATATTGACAGCTGCTCAAACTGAAATTGATGAGGACAAGCGTAATGAACTTTATAAGCAAGCTCAAGTCATGATTTCTGAGGATGCTCCATGGGTTCCACTTGCTCACTCTATTCCAATTTTAGCTGCTAATGCGAAAGTGACGAATTATATTGCGCATCCTACAGGTTCTGACCGTTTAGATGCAGTAGATATTCAATAG
- a CDS encoding ABC transporter ATP-binding protein, whose protein sequence is MSKALLKVDGLKKYFPIRKGVLNSHAGDVKAVDDVSFEVFEGETLGIVGESGCGKSTTGRLLMRLLEPTEGKIEFAGKVISELSNNEMRKARRDIQMIFQDPYASLNPRHNIGKILEEPLIVHGIGNAKERKQKVLELLEIVGLNEYHIKRYPHQFSGGQRQRIGIARALMTNPRLIIADEPVSALDVSIQAQVLNLLQKLQKDLKLTYIFISHDLGVVRHISNRVGVMYLGKLVELTASEDLYAEPLHPYTQALLSSVPVPDPMFEREQIIISGDIPSASNPPSGCTFHTRCPFKKEQCSQVVPKMQEVKPGHYVACHLYEALQHSMI, encoded by the coding sequence GTGTCGAAAGCGTTATTAAAGGTTGATGGTTTAAAAAAATATTTTCCTATTCGAAAGGGTGTCCTGAATTCACATGCTGGGGATGTGAAGGCGGTGGATGATGTTTCATTTGAGGTATTTGAGGGAGAAACATTAGGCATTGTAGGAGAGTCAGGCTGTGGTAAATCCACAACAGGCCGCTTATTAATGCGTTTATTGGAGCCAACGGAAGGTAAAATAGAATTCGCAGGTAAAGTAATTTCAGAATTATCCAATAATGAAATGAGGAAGGCACGTAGAGATATTCAAATGATTTTTCAGGATCCCTATGCCTCATTAAATCCGCGCCATAACATCGGCAAAATTTTAGAGGAGCCCCTTATTGTTCATGGCATAGGAAATGCCAAAGAGCGGAAACAAAAGGTGTTGGAGCTACTTGAGATTGTTGGATTGAATGAATATCATATCAAGCGTTATCCGCACCAGTTTAGCGGAGGGCAAAGGCAGCGTATCGGAATTGCTAGAGCCTTGATGACCAACCCGCGCTTAATTATTGCGGACGAGCCAGTATCTGCGCTAGATGTGTCCATACAGGCACAAGTATTAAATTTATTGCAAAAGCTGCAAAAGGATTTAAAGCTGACTTATATTTTTATTTCCCATGATTTAGGGGTAGTGCGCCACATCAGCAATCGTGTTGGCGTAATGTACCTAGGTAAATTAGTAGAGTTGACAGCGAGTGAGGACTTATATGCTGAACCGCTTCATCCATATACACAGGCACTCTTATCTTCAGTCCCTGTTCCTGATCCGATGTTTGAACGGGAACAGATCATTATTTCTGGAGATATTCCGAGTGCATCAAACCCGCCAAGCGGTTGTACTTTCCATACGAGATGTCCTTTTAAAAAGGAGCAATGCTCACAAGTAGTACCTAAAATGCAAGAAGTAAAACCGGGTCATTATGTTGCTTGCCATCTTTATGAGGCGCTTCAACATTCAATGATATAA
- a CDS encoding ABC transporter ATP-binding protein: MRKKLLEIKGLKTTFFTDNGQIPAVDDIDFSVHEGEILGIVGESGSGKSVTSLSIMGLIPSPPGKITGGEILLDGKNLAKCTDKQMQKIRGKDIAMIFQEPMTSLNPLFTIGDQLKEAIQIHNPKWSKKEAFARAVEIMKLVGLPRAEELLKDYPHQLSGGMRQRVMIAMALVCDPQVLIADEPTTALDVTIQAQILQLMKDLNKRLNTAVLLITHDLGVVAETCERVIVMYAGQIVEEAPIQEVFTNPKHPYTQGLIQSVPDMRYKKDNLYSIPGSVPKPGSIQVGCRFAARCEHAMERCLQETPPLFEAAENHKSRCFLLEKQGVEQRVESVIKG; the protein is encoded by the coding sequence ATGAGGAAGAAGCTACTAGAAATAAAAGGTTTAAAAACAACCTTTTTCACAGATAATGGACAAATTCCTGCTGTAGATGATATCGATTTTTCTGTCCATGAAGGAGAAATTTTAGGAATTGTAGGAGAATCGGGAAGCGGAAAAAGCGTTACGTCGTTGTCCATCATGGGATTGATCCCATCACCACCAGGGAAAATAACAGGTGGCGAAATTTTGCTAGATGGCAAAAATCTCGCAAAATGTACGGATAAACAAATGCAAAAAATTCGTGGAAAAGACATTGCGATGATATTCCAGGAACCAATGACTTCTCTCAACCCCTTGTTTACGATTGGTGACCAGCTTAAAGAAGCGATTCAAATTCATAATCCTAAATGGTCGAAAAAGGAAGCGTTTGCAAGAGCGGTTGAAATTATGAAACTTGTCGGTTTACCACGGGCTGAGGAATTGTTAAAGGATTACCCCCACCAGCTATCTGGTGGAATGCGTCAAAGGGTTATGATTGCCATGGCACTTGTTTGTGATCCTCAAGTATTAATTGCAGACGAGCCTACAACCGCATTAGATGTGACGATTCAGGCTCAAATATTACAGCTCATGAAAGACTTAAATAAACGGTTGAATACAGCTGTGTTGTTAATTACACATGATTTGGGCGTTGTAGCGGAGACTTGTGAGCGAGTGATTGTAATGTATGCTGGACAAATCGTGGAAGAGGCACCGATTCAAGAAGTTTTTACTAATCCGAAACATCCTTATACACAAGGACTTATTCAATCAGTACCTGATATGCGTTATAAAAAAGACAATCTATATTCTATTCCTGGTAGTGTACCAAAACCTGGGAGCATCCAGGTCGGCTGTCGATTTGCGGCACGCTGTGAACATGCGATGGAACGTTGTTTACAAGAAACACCACCTTTATTTGAGGCAGCAGAGAACCATAAATCGAGATGTTTTTTACTAGAGAAGCAGGGGGTGGAACAGCGTGTCGAAAGCGTTATTAAAGGTTGA
- a CDS encoding ABC transporter ATP-binding protein has product MRFVKPYTWEIILTIIIGIVKFAIPLFIPLLIKIVLDDIIAAEDLTDVDKTKELLYWLGGTIIVFFIIRPPIEYYRQYFAQHVSNKVLFDIRKEIYAHLQRLSLKYYANTRAGDVISRVINDVEQTKNFVMTGLMNVWLDLATIIIAIVIMLTMDVKLTLVALVAFPFYALSVKYFFGKLRALTRKRSQALAGVQSYLHERVAGMSIIKSFTLEKHEQKLFDTANGEFLEKALDQTKWNAKSFAVVNTITDVAPLLVIAYAGYQVINGSLSVGTMVAFIAYIERLYGPLRRLVSASTTLTQSIASMDRMFELIDEPYEVKNKDNARELLRANGEVCFHNVSFQYEKVGASILNAIDFTINPGETVAFVGMSGGGKSTIISLIPRFYDTTSGKVTIDGHDVRDVTIHSLRSQIGIVLQDNILFSDSVKENILMGRPGATDEQVIEAAKAANAHDFIMGLPNGYDTKVGERGVKLSGGQKQRVAIARVFLKNPPILILDEATSALDLESEALIQESLDKLAHERTTIIIAHRLSTITHADKIFVIDHGQLIENGTHEQLMDRQGTYYNLFQVQHLD; this is encoded by the coding sequence ATGCGCTTTGTAAAACCATATACATGGGAAATTATTTTAACGATTATCATTGGTATAGTGAAATTTGCTATTCCCCTGTTTATTCCACTACTCATTAAAATTGTGTTAGATGATATTATTGCAGCAGAAGACCTAACAGATGTAGATAAAACAAAAGAGCTGTTATATTGGTTAGGCGGAACCATTATTGTGTTCTTTATTATCCGTCCACCAATCGAGTATTATCGTCAATATTTTGCACAACACGTTAGTAATAAGGTGTTGTTTGATATTCGTAAGGAAATCTACGCACATTTACAGCGATTAAGTTTAAAATATTATGCCAATACACGTGCTGGAGATGTTATATCAAGGGTCATTAATGATGTTGAGCAAACGAAGAACTTTGTTATGACGGGGTTAATGAATGTTTGGCTGGACCTAGCGACGATTATTATTGCGATTGTCATTATGCTAACAATGGATGTAAAGCTGACATTAGTCGCATTAGTCGCTTTCCCATTTTATGCATTAAGTGTGAAATACTTTTTTGGCAAACTGCGAGCTTTAACACGTAAACGTTCTCAAGCACTTGCGGGTGTACAAAGTTATTTACATGAACGTGTAGCTGGTATGAGCATTATTAAGAGTTTCACACTAGAAAAGCATGAACAAAAATTATTTGATACAGCAAATGGGGAATTTTTAGAAAAGGCACTCGACCAAACAAAGTGGAATGCTAAGTCATTTGCAGTAGTTAATACAATCACGGATGTAGCGCCATTGTTGGTCATAGCCTATGCGGGCTACCAAGTCATAAATGGATCACTTTCAGTTGGAACAATGGTTGCTTTTATTGCTTATATTGAACGATTGTATGGTCCACTTCGCCGCCTTGTAAGTGCCTCGACTACTTTGACGCAGTCGATCGCCTCAATGGATCGGATGTTTGAATTAATAGATGAGCCTTATGAAGTGAAAAACAAGGACAATGCTCGTGAACTACTACGTGCAAATGGGGAAGTTTGCTTTCACAACGTGTCCTTCCAATATGAAAAAGTTGGCGCATCTATTTTAAATGCTATCGATTTTACGATTAATCCTGGAGAAACTGTTGCATTTGTTGGGATGAGTGGTGGTGGTAAATCCACGATTATCAGTTTGATTCCTCGTTTTTACGATACAACAAGTGGTAAGGTGACGATTGATGGACACGATGTACGAGATGTCACTATACATTCGTTACGCTCACAGATTGGTATTGTTCTGCAAGATAATATACTTTTTAGTGATTCTGTTAAAGAAAATATTTTAATGGGACGACCAGGTGCAACAGATGAACAAGTCATTGAGGCAGCTAAAGCTGCAAATGCACATGACTTTATTATGGGTTTGCCTAATGGCTATGATACAAAGGTTGGAGAACGAGGCGTAAAGCTATCTGGCGGGCAAAAACAACGGGTTGCTATTGCGCGAGTATTTTTAAAAAATCCACCGATTTTAATCCTTGATGAAGCTACTTCTGCGTTAGATTTAGAAAGTGAAGCATTGATTCAAGAATCACTCGATAAACTTGCTCATGAACGGACGACCATTATCATCGCACATCGTCTGTCTACTATTACCCATGCGGATAAGATTTTCGTCATAGATCATGGGCAATTAATAGAAAATGGTACACATGAACAATTAATGGACAGACAAGGAACGTATTATAATTTATTCCAAGTACAGCATTTAGATTAA
- the ntdP gene encoding nucleoside tri-diphosphate phosphatase, translating to MALPVEGETIQIHSYKHNGRIHRVWQETMVLKGTKNIVIGANERTLVTESDGRTWLTREPSICYFHAEHWFNIICMLREDGVYYYCNLSSPFVFDNNAIKYIDYDLDIKVYPDMSYTLLDEDEYELHRKEMSYPEVIDKILKRNVDKLISWIQQKRGPFAPDFIDVWTNRYKFQLDMQSDDC from the coding sequence ATGGCATTACCGGTAGAAGGAGAAACGATACAAATACATAGTTATAAGCACAATGGCCGTATCCACCGTGTTTGGCAAGAAACGATGGTTTTAAAAGGAACAAAGAATATCGTTATCGGTGCGAATGAACGGACCCTTGTGACAGAATCCGATGGTCGGACATGGCTAACGAGAGAGCCTTCTATTTGTTACTTTCATGCGGAACACTGGTTTAACATCATCTGTATGCTACGTGAAGACGGTGTGTATTATTATTGTAATCTAAGCTCACCATTTGTTTTCGATAATAATGCCATTAAATATATCGACTATGATTTAGACATTAAAGTTTATCCTGACATGTCTTATACCCTCTTAGATGAGGATGAATATGAGCTTCATCGTAAGGAAATGTCTTATCCTGAAGTCATTGATAAAATTTTAAAGCGCAATGTCGATAAATTAATAAGCTGGATTCAACAAAAAAGAGGACCATTTGCACCCGACTTCATCGATGTCTGGACAAATCGTTACAAGTTCCAGCTTGATATGCAGTCAGATGATTGTTAG
- a CDS encoding gamma-type small acid-soluble spore protein encodes MKKQNNQNFQPNKNMQRQSEEFGYETDVNEVQKQNAKAEQKKAPASGRFSKTNQDLGE; translated from the coding sequence ATGAAAAAACAAAACAACCAAAATTTCCAACCGAATAAAAACATGCAACGTCAAAGTGAAGAGTTTGGTTATGAAACGGACGTAAATGAAGTGCAAAAGCAAAATGCAAAAGCAGAGCAAAAGAAAGCTCCAGCTTCAGGCCGTTTCTCTAAAACTAACCAAGATTTAGGTGAGTAA
- the mutY gene encoding A/G-specific adenine glycosylase, which produces MNYPYVTEFRQSLVDWFNAEKRDLPWRHTTDPYKIWVSEVMLQQTRVDTVIPYYNRFMESFPTLDLLAEAPQEYLLKHWEGLGYYSRARNLQAGAREVLENYGGVVPDNRHEISKLKGVGPYTAGAILSIAYNKPEHAVDGNVMRVLSRVLDIHDDIAMPKTKKVFEVAVEKLIDPEHASSFNQGLMELGALICTPTSPKCLLCPVREYCTAFNEGEPDKLPVKSKKIKMKHLTYDVLVCEDENGRFLMQQRPEKGLLANLWQFPMIDTSQSTVENFKKEFTVNVHAEHELLTFKHVFSHLTWHINSYYMKCESFAQGDWLSREQIERLPMPVPMLKIWEEVKK; this is translated from the coding sequence GTGAATTACCCATATGTAACAGAATTTCGACAATCTTTAGTCGACTGGTTTAACGCTGAGAAACGCGACTTACCGTGGAGACATACAACTGACCCTTATAAAATTTGGGTATCAGAAGTGATGCTACAGCAGACACGTGTCGACACAGTTATTCCTTATTACAATCGTTTTATGGAAAGTTTTCCAACATTAGATTTGCTCGCAGAAGCACCACAAGAATACTTACTGAAGCATTGGGAAGGTCTTGGGTATTATTCTCGAGCTCGCAACTTACAAGCAGGTGCTCGTGAGGTTTTAGAAAATTACGGAGGCGTAGTACCAGACAATCGCCACGAAATATCAAAATTAAAAGGTGTTGGTCCCTATACTGCAGGTGCTATTTTAAGTATTGCCTACAACAAGCCTGAACATGCAGTAGACGGTAATGTTATGCGAGTTTTAAGTAGGGTACTTGATATACATGATGACATCGCTATGCCAAAAACGAAGAAAGTTTTCGAAGTAGCGGTGGAGAAACTCATTGATCCTGAGCATGCTTCCTCTTTTAACCAAGGTTTAATGGAACTCGGCGCGCTTATTTGTACACCTACCTCGCCCAAATGTTTATTATGCCCAGTACGAGAATATTGTACGGCGTTTAATGAAGGGGAACCAGACAAATTACCTGTCAAATCAAAAAAAATAAAAATGAAGCACCTTACATATGATGTCCTTGTATGTGAAGATGAAAACGGACGATTTTTAATGCAGCAGCGTCCTGAGAAAGGTCTACTTGCTAATCTATGGCAATTTCCGATGATTGACACAAGCCAATCTACAGTAGAAAACTTTAAAAAAGAATTTACAGTAAATGTTCATGCCGAACATGAGTTGCTTACATTTAAACATGTTTTTTCACATTTAACTTGGCATATAAATAGCTATTATATGAAATGTGAGTCTTTTGCGCAGGGCGACTGGCTAAGCCGAGAGCAAATAGAACGTTTGCCGATGCCTGTCCCGATGCTAAAAATTTGGGAAGAAGTCAAAAAGTAA
- a CDS encoding metal-dependent hydrolase — protein sequence MDSGTHFVMGIALGGLALADPVVANHSMTFTAVMAGTIIGSQAPDVDTVLKLRNNAIYIRHHRGITHSLPAVAIWPILITVVLSLILQDVNVFHLWLWTFLAVGLHVFVDIFNAYGTQAIRPFSKKWVALGVINTFDPIIFSLHCLGIVLWAFGTNPVWTFSIMYIVIVIYYILRFAVQRAVKKAVHHTIQDEEYVIVAPTMRFFHWRIAAKSKTHYYVGRAYGRTVNIYDKFEIKPLPKTPVIDAAMKDSNLAAFVSFSPMYRWEISELENGLTEVRLIDLRYRSDNRYPFVAVAHLNDDYEIVTSYTGWIFTEDKLQKKLQIGASN from the coding sequence TTGGATTCAGGTACACATTTCGTTATGGGTATTGCCCTTGGCGGTCTTGCATTAGCCGACCCTGTAGTAGCCAATCATTCAATGACTTTTACAGCAGTAATGGCAGGGACAATTATTGGCTCACAAGCTCCAGATGTCGACACTGTGTTAAAGCTACGTAATAACGCTATCTATATTCGACATCATCGAGGAATTACACATTCACTACCAGCTGTGGCTATTTGGCCTATTTTAATTACAGTTGTTTTATCGCTTATTTTGCAAGACGTAAATGTGTTTCATTTATGGCTTTGGACCTTTTTAGCTGTTGGCCTTCATGTCTTTGTTGATATTTTTAACGCCTATGGTACGCAAGCAATTCGGCCATTCTCTAAAAAATGGGTAGCATTAGGTGTCATCAATACATTCGATCCAATTATCTTTTCCTTACATTGCCTCGGTATAGTGTTATGGGCATTTGGCACAAATCCAGTTTGGACATTTAGTATCATGTATATCGTAATTGTGATTTATTATATTTTACGATTTGCTGTTCAAAGAGCTGTAAAAAAAGCTGTGCATCATACCATTCAGGACGAGGAATATGTTATTGTAGCACCTACAATGCGCTTCTTCCACTGGCGAATCGCAGCCAAGTCTAAGACTCATTATTATGTTGGGCGTGCTTATGGAAGGACTGTTAATATTTACGATAAATTCGAAATCAAGCCTTTACCTAAAACTCCAGTTATAGATGCGGCAATGAAAGATTCTAATCTAGCTGCATTTGTGTCCTTCTCTCCAATGTACAGATGGGAAATTTCAGAACTTGAAAATGGCTTAACAGAAGTAAGGTTAATCGATTTACGTTATCGTAGTGATAATCGCTATCCTTTCGTAGCTGTTGCACATTTAAACGATGATTATGAAATTGTTACGTCTTATACAGGGTGGATTTTTACAGAAGATAAACTACAGAAAAAGCTACAAATTGGCGCAAGTAATTAA